The Ailuropoda melanoleuca isolate Jingjing chromosome 9, ASM200744v2, whole genome shotgun sequence genome includes a region encoding these proteins:
- the TP53INP1 gene encoding tumor protein p53-inducible nuclear protein 1 isoform X2, which yields MFQRLNKMLVGEVSTSSSQEPEFSEKEDDEWILVDFIGACAGFSAAEAKAEAISEESRTEHPSVFSCLPASLECLADTSDSCLLQFESCPMEESWFITPPPCFTAGELTTLKVETSPMENLLIEHPSMSVYAVHNSCPVVGEASCGTDECADPSSPRARKSCL from the exons ATGTTCCAGAGACTGAACAAAATGCTTGTGGGCGAAGTCAGTACTTCTTCCAGCCAAGAACCAGAATTTAGTGAGAAAGAAGATGATGAATGGATTCTTGTTGACTTCATAG GCGCCTGCGCTGGCTTCTCAGCAGCCGAAGCCAAAGCTGAAGCCATCAGTGAAGAGTCACGTACTGAGCACCCTTCCGTCTTTTCGTGTTTACCCGCATCTCTTGAGTGCTTGGCTGATACGAGTGATTCCTGCTTGCTCCAGTTTGAATCCTGTCCGATGGAGGAGAGCTGGTTTatcacccctcccccatgttTTACTGCAGGTGAATTAACCACTCTCAAGGTGGAAACCAGTCCTATGGAAAACCTTCTCATTGAACATCCCAGCATGTCTGTCTACGCTGTGCATAACTCCTGCCCTGTTGTCGGGGAGGCCAGCTGTGGCACTGATGAATGTGCTGACCCGAGCAGCCCCAG GGCCAGGAAAAGCTGCCTATAA
- the TP53INP1 gene encoding tumor protein p53-inducible nuclear protein 1 isoform X1, producing MFQRLNKMLVGEVSTSSSQEPEFSEKEDDEWILVDFIGACAGFSAAEAKAEAISEESRTEHPSVFSCLPASLECLADTSDSCLLQFESCPMEESWFITPPPCFTAGELTTLKVETSPMENLLIEHPSMSVYAVHNSCPVVGEASCGTDECADPSSPRVETPDEMGQHIHCYVAALAAHTAFLEQPKSFRPSQWIKEHSERQSLNRNSLRRQNLTRDCHSRQVKHNGWAVHQPCPRQYNY from the exons ATGTTCCAGAGACTGAACAAAATGCTTGTGGGCGAAGTCAGTACTTCTTCCAGCCAAGAACCAGAATTTAGTGAGAAAGAAGATGATGAATGGATTCTTGTTGACTTCATAG GCGCCTGCGCTGGCTTCTCAGCAGCCGAAGCCAAAGCTGAAGCCATCAGTGAAGAGTCACGTACTGAGCACCCTTCCGTCTTTTCGTGTTTACCCGCATCTCTTGAGTGCTTGGCTGATACGAGTGATTCCTGCTTGCTCCAGTTTGAATCCTGTCCGATGGAGGAGAGCTGGTTTatcacccctcccccatgttTTACTGCAGGTGAATTAACCACTCTCAAGGTGGAAACCAGTCCTATGGAAAACCTTCTCATTGAACATCCCAGCATGTCTGTCTACGCTGTGCATAACTCCTGCCCTGTTGTCGGGGAGGCCAGCTGTGGCACTGATGAATGTGCTGACCCGAGCAGCCCCAG AGTGGAAACTCCAGATGAAATGGGGCAGCACATTCACTGCTACGTTGCAGCTCTGGCTGCTCATACAGCTTTTCTGGAACAACCCAAGAGCTTTCGTCCTTCCCAATGGATAAAAGAACATAGTGAAAGACAGTCTTTGAACAGAAATAGCCTTCGTCGCCAAAATCTTACCAGGGATTGCCACTCTAGGCAAGTCAAGCACAATGGCTGGGCTGTCCATCAGCCCTGCCCCCGTCAGTACAAttactaa